The Bubalus kerabau isolate K-KA32 ecotype Philippines breed swamp buffalo chromosome 16, PCC_UOA_SB_1v2, whole genome shotgun sequence genome includes a region encoding these proteins:
- the PRR14L gene encoding protein PRR14L isoform X3: protein MGYSPGGREESDVTEHVHIFAPQNNEGNVQITAETLLTSTEEVQVMKVHGTKVDDNKGLENGRVSQGLLAGCHGHSETDKIMTSAEVSESSTLVSLEPLNIVDPGLTEATPKEKEREEIRTYSSWLSLLPGNSAVSKADSREEELCKLNLVCEADDNHQQVPGHHSERHSAAHDSPKATRKVVITEPSEENSKVSHFTSGLSGPGSRTTSSEKCGLEGDGLPKGSAEKTHSSYLDGNGQSQNLSSREEHKQPLNPRSERELSLVNATQPGENSSRHCSGKKETTVFPKENAHDHYCPRDSPRIGCSSSFIPSSFTKAMEGMLEKNDLKITLDVHGSLANNEDHRGTFAEMSQPGTDSEGSHFPSSVQIEEPEQTTTLEPSVLTEKTHSRDCDSLVCTQRNLEGRPQLNEASPNRFLIEGKSLVNLTPEDQINSINEMSKPKKDITPLPPSLELDDRPESEIAIQNAQDHGPHLGKQSAAWEVNKFLHDNKLVVNKTGSECVLNQVSLNSETHTKLPSDKEMPVAVSEGPRQSQRPPSEDGAAATARAHPTPVKAKTEDISPPSDGTRGASSNSPTLNSRSESLERKTEAANSGAGSLHSGLPSDKSEVAALPVEVSVRERQSVPSRDLSSCPCVRKNVPEESRCAALEPSRTILGVENCLLTKYEDTFQHIDHHSQGRDSSVESCSCRKNCASEESEPGDGETEGSLPRGEARDEMMAGTLNSEAPDQTTRPRKEGPEEKEQDTPKETVFCQRDVSARVAQELNQPTNIPSPKKLFGQFPPIMFSGVKNMNQAAETPKQKADDALGSQGDPGGPNECRGEGNPAEETLGRDQRKSPTEPDREASHSLKAPPVGSGSNSSASGRSPKKGGCGRTSDCAEPTDGTAHVVSTGCSDEPTEGILDGRVSGTLTGGARHTRATSPKASASTLSQRGAPVAAFIGVIDQESDFQDAAASTSDSLNIKKSCEEKVWRPVEDCEMEVCPGPCVPDTGSVADHEPDVRVLGKINMSLNYIHHEEQVKEASLRETQGTIEGSRLEINTEQDKENTIEISSVELTFSGHYDVNSVPSRSLKSTEIMPLHPLSQKKSETIINSEETDPQNLFKPIDGEMPCENKNTIVLPEMEGGAPRSESEPSKESSAAIRAESSPLTLDAETNVKGEDTAEQQSGPWGQFPAGQESQEMAIREGGLTDDPSQASQTHLRAPRVPADSERRPSQKVLSHKEEEQARQKEAHTVLGQCTTSHTLSDEGQSQSPLQGGEDEPASETDVTSAKPATGASAVGPQKLIDLKEESSCHPLRKDTESRTCPGPRTAPRRARDPSSAGREAFHGAFGNISHRKGALPLKKQPPRTCKKVSCQELVSVGRKRSRIAHSAFLKSSSETIPTKAHRFLTSRAMSVPACPEPETAPARSLVSHVPKLKAAPGPPSGGLNVRMPTKELALLSKLSILASRLAPAARTQKLRSRRCSSDLLPVAKSYKQLRYRRLLDGFSCSTTQLNPCLAAGDWDRKPSSKPLTLYSLETVKMSFIDVSDKMPSLLLGSETFPVSFRVKLGPEHVAESPRTFPEHCAPARLALGEARWGRSPPPKWTFSFFLAHGCPGMATFRGDPGLCSQAGAQPPVPLQDCRATALVQTRGGCSVLGLHTLLALCSPGCYRIWTKKRSCTSHTPAMQRLFMTQLTQGLKGLRSPASIADKVFCSLPYSVGRVLSIWSQHGPSACPLEISALPPSHSKRQSHLGATSSRTVLPSMPLPGLEAAYSAGGSHMRLEPPFPALVPKSHLVTDSAVSKLLFSASEFPVPGFDELDGVTAACPRPQGSPPDQKEAELEKRPKKVSQIRIRKTIPKPDPNLTPMGLPRPKRLKKKEFSLEEIYTNKNYKSPPANRCLETIFEEPKERNGTLISISQQKRKRVLEFQDFTVPRKRRARGKVKVAGSFTRAQKAALQSRELDALLIQKLMELETFFAKEEEEQEQSSGC from the exons atgggctacagtccagggggtcgcgaagagtcagacgtgactgagcacgtaCACATATTTGCTCCTCAAAACAATG AAGGAAATGTACAAATCACAGCTGAAACTCTGCTGACATCTACTGAGGAAGTTCAAGTTATGAAGGTCCATGGAACTAAGGTGGATGATAACAAAGGACTCGAGAATGGACGTGTGAGTCAGGGTCTCTTGGCTGGGTGCCATGGACACTCAGAGACAGACAAAATCATGACCAGTGCTGAGGTTTCAGAGTCCAGCACCTTAGTTTCCCTAGAGCCTTTAAACATTGTGGACCCTGGATTAACAGAAGCaactccaaaagaaaaagaacgTGAAGAAATAAGAACTTATTCTTCTTGGTTGTCATTGTTACCAGGGAACAGTGCTGTTTCCAAAGCAGACAGCAGGGAGGAAGAGTTATGTAAATTAAACCTTGTCTGTGAAGCCGACGACAATCACCAACAGGTCCCTGGGCACCACAGTGAGAGACACAGTGCTGCACATGACAGTCCCAAAGCCACGAGAAAGGTGGTTATAACAGAACCCTCAGAAGAAAATTCTAAAGTTTCCCATTTCACATCAGGTTTATCTGGTCCAGGATCCAGAACAACATCCTCAGAAAAGTGTGGTCTTGAAGGTGATGGCTTGCCAAAGGGATCCGCTGAAAAGACGCACAGTTCCTATTTGGATGGGAATGGTCAAAGCCAGAACTTGTCTTCTAGAGAAGAACACAAACAGCCTTTGAACCCTAGAAGTGAAAGAGAACTCTCCCTTGTTAACGCCACGCAACCAGGAGAGAATTCTAGTCGCCACTGTTCTGGAAAAAAAGAGACTACTGTCTTCCCCAAAGAAAATGCCCACGATCACTACTGCCCTCGAGACAGTCCCCGTATAGGCTGCTCCAGTTCCTTCATACCCAGTTCTTTTACTAAAGCCATGGAAGGAATGCttgaaaaaaatgatttgaaaatcaCTTTAGATGTTCACGGTAGCTTGGCAAACAATGAGGACCACAGAGGAACTTTTGCTGAAATGAGCCAACCAGGCACAGACTCTGAAGGGAGTCATTTTCCCTCCTCAGTGCAGATTGAAGAACCAGAACAGACAACTACCCTAGAGCCCAGTGTGCTGACTGAGAAGACTCACAGTAGAGACTGTGACTCCTTAGTCTGTACCCAAAGAAATCTAGAAGGCAGACCCCAGTTAAACGAAGCCTCACCTAAcagatttttaattgaagggaaaTCCCTTGTGAATTTAACGCCAGAGGACCAGATAAATTCTATAAATGAGATGTCTAAGCCCAAGAAAGACATTACTCCATTGCCACCATCCCTAGAACTTGATGACAGGCCTGAGTCAGAAATAGCCATACAAAATGCCCAGGACCATGGTCCACATTTAGGTAAACAGAGCGCTGCCTGGGAGGTGAATAAATTTCTTCATGACAACAAACTGGTTGTAAACAAAACAGGAAGTGAATGTGTTTTAAATCAAGTGTCCCTTAATTCTGAAACCCACACAAAGTTGCCAAGCGACAAAGAGATGCCTGTGGCAGTGAGCGAGGGTCCCCGCCAGAGCCAGCGCCCTCCATCAGAGGATGGCGCAGCTGCCACTGCCAGAGCCCACCCCACTCCTGTGAAAGCAAAGACGGAAGACATCTCTCCACCAAGTGACGGAACCCGTGGTGCCTCTTCAAACAGTCCCACCTTAAACAGCAGATCAGAAAGCCTAGAAAGAAAGACCGAAGCAGCTAATTCGGGAGCAGGTAGTCTGCATTCTGGACTTCCCTCAGATAAGAGCGAAGTGGCAGCCTTGCCTGTAGAGGTCTCAGTCCGGGAACGTCAGAGCGTTCCATCTCGGGATCTCTCTAGCTGCCCTTGTGTGAGGAAAAACGTCCCAGAGGAGAGCAGGTGTGCTGCCCTGGAGCCCAGCAGAACGATCCTGGGCGTTGAGAACTGTCTGTTAACCAAGTATGAAGATACCTTTCAGCATATCGATCACCACTCCCAAGGGAGAGACAGCTCTGTGGAAAGCTGCAGCTGTAGAAAGAATTGTGCATCAGAGGAAAGTGAGCCAGGTGACGGAGAAACTGAAGGCAGCCTTCCCAGAGGTGAGGCCAGAGATGAAATGATGGCAGGTACATTAAACAGTGAAGCTCCAGACCAAACCACCCGACCACGCAAGGAAGGGCCAGAGGAAAAAGAACAGGACACACCCAAAGAGACTGTGTTCTGTCAACGTGACGTTTCTGCTCGTGTCGCACAAGAATTAAACCAACCCACAAACATTCCAAGTCCTAAAAAATTGTTTGGCCAGTTTCCTCCCATAATGTTCTCCGGTGTTAAGAACATGAACCAAGCAGCTGAAACTCCCAAGCAGAAAGCAGATGACGCCCTCGGCTCCCAGGGTGACCCAGGCGGACCCAATGAATGCAGAGGTGAAGGTAACCCAGCTGAGGAGACGCTCGGCCGTGACCAGCGCAAGTCGCCCACAGAGCCTGACAGAGAGGCGAGCCACAGCCTGAAGGCTCCACCCGTTGGTTCAGGCAGTAACAGTTCAGCATCTGGCAGGAGCCCCAAGAAAGGGGGCTGTGGGAGGACTTCTGATTGTGCGGAGCCCACAGATGGGACAGCACATGTGGTCTCCACAGGCTGTAGTGACGAGCCCACAGAAGGCATTCTGGATGGAAGGGTTTCTGGTACTCTCACTGGGGGTGCAAGGCACACCAGGGCAACGTCGCCGAAAGCCTCAGCGAGTACGCTGTCCCAGAGGGGAGCGCCTGTTGCTGCATTTATAGGAGTGATTGACCAGGAGTCGGATTTTCAAGATGCTGCTGCTTCTACATCAGACtctctcaatattaaaaaatcatgtgAAGAGAAAGTATGGAGACCCGTAGAAGACTGTGAAATGGAAGTGTGTCCAGGCCCTTGTGTGCCTGACACAGGGTCTGTCGCAGATCATGAACCAGATGTAAGAGTATTGGGTAAAATAAATATGTCTTTAAATTACATTCATCATGAAGAGCAAGTTAAAGAAGCATCCCTGAGAGAAACACAAGGAACAATTGAAGGATCAAGACTAGAAATAAATACTgagcaagacaaagaaaatacCATTGAAATTTCTTCAGTAGAGTTGACATTTTCTGGACACTATGATGTAAACTCTGTCCCCTcgagaagcctgaaatccactgaGATAATGCCTTTGCACCCATTGTctcaaaaaaaatcagaaacaattaTTAATAGTGAAGAAACTGACCCCCAAAACCTTTTTAAGCCAATAGACGGTGAAATGCCTTGTGAGAATAAGAACACCATAGTCCTGCCTGAGATGGAAGGAGGAGCACCAAGGAGTGAGAGTGAGCCTAGCAAAGAGAGCAGCGCAGCCATCAGGGCGGAGAGCTCGCCTTTGACGCTAGATGCAGAAACTAACGTGAAAGGAGAAGACACTGCAGAGCAGCAGAGCGGGCCATGGGGTCAGTTTCCTGCCGGGCAGGAGTCGCAAGAGATGGCGATCAGGGAAGGCGGTCTCACTGACGACCCAAGCCAGGCCTCTCAGACCCACCTTAGAGCTCCGAGGGTGCCGGCTGACTCGGAGAGACGCCCAAGCCAGAAggttctgagccacaaggaagaggAGCAGGCACGCCAGAAAGAAGCACACACAGTGTTGGGACAGTGCACAACATCTCATACGTTGTCAGATGAGGGGCAGAGTCAGAGCCCACTCCAGGGTGGCGAAGATGAGCCCGCCTCAGAAACGGACGTCACCTCAGCAAAGCCGGCCACGGGCGCCTCTGCCGTGGGGCCTCAGAAGCTCATAGACCTGAAGGAGGAAAGCTCGTGTCACCCGCTGAGAAAGGACACGGAGTCACGCACGTGCCCCGGCCCCCGCACTGCCCCTCGGCGTGCTCGAGACCCCAGCTCCGCCGGGCGGGAGGCCTTCCACGGTGCCTTTGGGAACATTTCTCACAGGAAGGGGGCGCTGCCCTTAAAGAAGCAGCCCCCCCGAACCTGCAAGAAGGTCTCCTGCCAGGAGCTGGTCTCCGTAGGGAGGAAAAGGAGTAGAATCGCACATTCTGCTTTCCTAAAGAGCTCCTCTGAGACCATCCCCACGAAagcacacaggtttctcacttCCCGTGCCATGTCTGTACCTGCGTGCCCAGAGCCTGAAACAGCCCCTGCCAGAAGCCTTGTGAGCCACGTACCAAAGCTGAAGGCCGCCCCGGGCCCACCCTCGGGGGGCCTGAATGTGCGGATGCCTACCAAAGAATTGGCCTTACTCAGCAAGCTGTCTATCCTCGCCTCCAGACTGGCCCCCGCTGCCAGGACCCAGAAGCTGCGGTCCCGGCGGTGCTCCTCGGACCTTCTACCCGTGGCTAAAAGCTACAAGCAGCTCCGATACCGGAGGCTCCTGGACGGCTTCTCCTGCAGCACGACGCAGCTGAACCCGTGTCTGGCAGCTGGTGACTGGGACAGGAAGCCTAGCAGTAAACCCCTGACACTTTATTCGCTCGAAACTGTCAAAATGAGCTTCATAGATGTGAGTGACAAGATGCCATCGCTGCTGCTCGGTTCCGAAACCTTCCCGGTATCCTTCCGTGTGAAGCTGGGCCCTGAGCACGTGGCCGAGTCCCCCAGGACTTTCCCTGAGCACTGTGCGCCCGCGAGACTCGCCTTAGGAGAGGCCCGCTGGGGCCGTTCTCCACCTCCCAAGTGgaccttctccttcttcctggcCCATGGCTGCCCTGGAATGGCCACATTCAGGGGAGACCCTGGCCTCTGCAGCCAGGCAGGCGCCCAGCCTCCAGTTCCCCTCCAGGACTGCAGGGCCACCGCCCTAGTCCAGACCAGAGGGGGCTGTTCCGTCCTCGGGCTCCACACGCTCCTAGCACTCTGCTCCCCGGGATGCTACCGGATCTGGACGAAGAAACGGAGCTGCACCAGCCACACGCCTGCCATGCAGAggctcttcatgacccagttaacACAGGGCCTCAAAGGGCTGCGGTCTCCCGCCTCCATAGCTGACAAGGTCTTCTGCTCCCTGCCCTACTCGGTGGGCCGGGTGCTGTCCATCTGGAGCCAGCATGGGCCTTCCGCCTGCCCCTTGGAGATCTCCGCCCTTCCACCCTCTCACAGCAAGCGGCAGTCACATCTGGGCGCCACGAGCAG CCGCACCGTGTTACCGTCCATGCCTCTTCCAGGCCTGGAAGCTGCTTACAGTGCCGGCGGCAGTCACATGAG GCTAGAGCCTCCATTCCCTGCCTTGGTACCAAAGTCTCACCTGGTAACAGACTCAGCCGTCAGCAAGCTCCTGTTCTCAGCCTCAGAGTTCCCGGTTCCCGGGTTTGACGAGCTGGACGGTGTGACGGCCGCCTGCCCCCGACCACAGGGCAGCCCTCCAGACCAGAAAGAG gCTGAGCTGGAGAAGAGGCCGAAGAAAGTCTCACAGATTCGCATCCGGAAAACCATTCCTAAGCCAGACCCTAACCTCACGCCCATGGGCCTTCCTCGACCCAAAAG gttaaagaaaaaagagtttAGTTTAGAAGAAATATATACCAACAAGAATTATAAATCTCCTCCTGCAAACAG GTGTTTAGAGACCATTTTCGAGGAACCTAAGGAAAGAAACGGTACGCTCATCTCCATCAGTCAGCAGAAGAGGAAGCGAGTCCTGGAGTTTCAGGATTTCACAGTCCCTCGGAAGAGGCGTGCACGTGGAAAGGTCAAGGTAGCAGGCAGCTTTACGCGGGCCCAGAAGGCAGCACTGCAGAGCCGGGAGCTGGACGCGCTCTTGATACAGAAACTGATGGAACTGGAGACCTTCTTTGCcaaggaagaggaggagcaggagCAGTCATCCGGCTGCTGA